In the genome of Nitrospirota bacterium, the window GACAACAGTCGATCTTGTATGCCAGGACAAATACCAGGCGAGCACGGATAAGGTCATCGAGCGCGTGAAAAAGGTCTACGGCCATGACGGCAACGTCCTCTGCCCGGTGCTTGAGATCATCACCCCGCTGCGCTGCGCGGAGACATGGAACAAGGCTAAAAAGATCGGTATGAAAGCCAGCAATCCGGAGACGTTAAAGCTCTATAAAAAGTGCCTTAATTGCAGTGTAAGAAGGAATTAATAATGCAGATCACAAAAGCTCAAATAAAAATAATCCATTGCCTCAAGGGCGCGCTGAAACTATCTGACGAAGACTATCGCTCCCGCGTGATGGGGCATAGCAGCGGCTTTGATGGATCATCCCTTAGCTTGTCCTATGCTGAAGCCGCCGCCCTCACAAAAGACATGGAGAAAGAGGCGGTTGAAAGAGGCGTGTGGACGAAACACACCCCTGAATCCCCTCTTGATAGAGGGGACAAAAAGAAAAAATACGACAACCTCGGTCATCGCCCCGGCATGGCCTCACCCGCACAGCTCCGGCTGATTGAATTTATGTGGGCGCAAAAGAGCTTTCTGCATGACCCTGCGCAGAGAGCGCAGGCCTTGCGGCATTACTGTTTCAGGATCACAAAAAGGGATGATCTGACATTTTTAGAATCACGAGACGCATCGAAGTTAATCAAATCAATCGAATCAATGAAAAAAGGAGGGAAGAGTGAAATTAACAACAGCAAGATTATGTGTTGGCTGCGAGACGATCTTCGACCAGCTCCGCAGCCTGATCTGCGGGATAAAGGACATGACGCAATGCCCGGAGTGCGGGAGTAAATCAACGATGCTGTTGTCGGGCATCATCCCGACGATGAATGAGGCAGAGAAGAAAGAAAGTAAACACACCCCTGAATCCCCTCTTATTAGAGGGGAAGAAAAGGAGGCCGCATGCTCACTATAGATTTCAAAGACGCGCAGATATGTATCAACTGCGGACATATCCACCACGTTGCAATTGAAGAGGTATACGGCAAAGGTGTCTGCCCGCAGTGCGGTGAAAAGATGTGCGTGACGATGAAGGCGTACATCGACAGCATCGCAAACCCGGAAGATTTTGATTGCACGGTTGAATTGACAGCGGAGGGCATGAAGGCATTGGAGGTGAAGGGATGAAAATAAAAGAGGAGACGGTTTTTGTATTTATCATCGTCGCAGCATTCGCGCTCGGCGTTCTCTGCGGCGGTATGATAGCGGAGAGGAAATATCAAAGCGTCATTCCCGCGCAGGCGGGAATCCAGACATTCAACGAAAATAAGGGAGGGTACGGTCATGATTAATTTTTTGATCGGGTTTGTTATCGGAGGGATTTTCGGATTTATGATCTTAGCGATTTGCGCCGCGGGGAAGCAATGATGAAAATATGCGTAATCTGCCAGCAACAGCATAATAACGAAGGGCAGCTCTGCAGCACGTGCCTGCTGCTGCCGGTGAGGAGAGGAGTGTAATGACATTACAGGAGATTGAAAAAACAACGGACGATTATGCAGCAGCAAAGCGCGAGTTTGATGAACTCGTGTCGGAGATCAGCGAGAGG includes:
- a CDS encoding DUF1018 domain-containing protein; translated protein: MQITKAQIKIIHCLKGALKLSDEDYRSRVMGHSSGFDGSSLSLSYAEAAALTKDMEKEAVERGVWTKHTPESPLDRGDKKKKYDNLGHRPGMASPAQLRLIEFMWAQKSFLHDPAQRAQALRHYCFRITKRDDLTFLESRDASKLIKSIESMKKGGKSEINNSKIMCWLRDDLRPAPQPDLRDKGHDAMPGVRE